The Lepus europaeus isolate LE1 chromosome 5, mLepTim1.pri, whole genome shotgun sequence genome includes the window ATTGGCTTCTTTGTTAATAGCTTCTCAATAGGTTTGGCATGGACAAGATCTATGAAGGCCAAGTGGAGGTGACTGGAGATGAATACAATGTGGAAAGCATTGATGGTCAACCTGGTGCCTTCACCTGCTATTTAGATGCAGGCCTTGCCAGAACTACTACTGGCAATAAAGTTTTTGGAGCCCTGAAGGGAGCTGTGGATGGAGGCTTGTCCATCCCTCACAGGTAACGTTAGAATTCAAGATCTCAGTGCCCTGACTCCAGCAGTTCCCTATCTGTAGCTGTCACTGAATGTCTGCTTGAGGCTAGGGACTCTGCAAAAGGAGCCTGGTAGGAGGACAGAATTGTAACTCGTTTTATAAATAGACTGAGACTCGCAAGGTAGAGGGATTTGTCCCACGTTTTGGAGCTAATAAGAGGAGCTAGGGTAGAGTAGAGACCactactttttttaagatgttatttatttacttgagaggtagagttacagactgagagagggacagagaaagatcttccacctgctatttcactccccaaatagccgaaatggctagagctgggctgatccaaacccaggagctaggagcttcttatgggtctcccatgcaggtgcagggacccaagcacttgggccatcttctgttgcttttccaggccatagtagagagctggatcagaagaggagcagcctggactcgaactggcacccatgtgggataccggcaccaaaggcagaggcttagcccactacgccacagtgccagtcccaagacCACTACTTTTTGCATTTGacttaatttttgttaaaaatgagtGGCTCCATCCTCCTGGAGCTCTGTACATTTTTTCATTCAGAATAATTTACTGTACTACAGAAGAGTGTGGGTCCTAGaataaaagattttaagaaaGCTTACGAAAAATTTCTAAGCTTAGGACTGAAATAAGATTGCAGGCCGTTCTTGGAAGTTGAGGTTATTTTATTTGTAGTTCGTCTGGTTTGAattattattaactttttttaaaaagatttgtttgaaaggcagagtgagatcctccatccactggttcactctccaaatgcctgcagcagctggagctggcctaggctgaagccaggagcctggaactccatccaggtcgtcccacaagggtggcaagtgCTGAAgcactgagccatcctctgtttcttcccagggtgcatattagtaggaagctggattattcACTTCTTTAGGATGCTTTTATAGGTGACTATGTAACAatcaaaaatagttttaaacaatatttatttgtaGTAAGCCTGAAATGTAACCTAGTTAGAATTTTAGTTTTACAGTGTATGAAATGGGGGTTCTTTTTGAGACCTTGTTAAATTTCTTGCAAGGTACTCGGTAAATGTTTTTGCGTGTTTTCTCATTTACTGCCTATAATGGTCAAAATCAGCCTACATTGTAAATTCCTGCTGTTAGAAAGAAGGTAGGCAGGTCTTAAATGTTCTAAGAACACTCACTTGACCATTTTGCTACCTGTGGTCTTGGACAGACAATCACTCAGGCCACGTACCTTTAGGTACCACTGAGAAATGGGCTGAGTTTAGAGACGCTTTATGATGCTGCTGTTCAGGAGACCTTGCCTCCGCAGTGGTAGAAAGCCATTGTGGTGGATTTTAAAGGTGTTTGTGCTGTGAATTTCTTTTCTAACTGGAATTCGGAGATGAGCTGCTGAATGATGATATCCCACTCGCTGAGCAGTCAGTAGTTGGTCCTTTGGTTGCATATGATGCAACAGTTGTTTCAAGACGGGACTGATGGCAGCTGCTGATGTGAATTCCTGCAATGAGCTAGCTTTAATCAATGTATACTAAAATGTGCAAAACTTTATTTTAGTACCAAACGATTCCCTGGTTACGATTCTGAAAGCAAGGAGTTTAACGCAGAAGTACATCGGAAGCACATTATGGGGCAGAATGTTGCAGATTACATGCGTTACCTAATGGAAGAAGATGAAGATGCTTACAAGAAACAATTCTCTCAGTACATAAAGAACAATGTGACTCCAGACATGGTAAAAAATTTACCTAAAAATGGCTTTTTTGGTTAATTTATAGGAACAGGTTTACTGCTTACATTGTTAGGTGGGTTCATAGGTAAATAGTCCTGTGAGCTGCCCTTGGTTTAAAATGAAGTTAGAGTGGATTAACAAGTCAGATAAGATAGTGTAGGTAATGTGCTGGAATTGACCTGTTCCAGGAATCGTAGGCTCCAGCTCCCGGTGCCACCTTTGATACTTTGGCTGTTCTCTTTATAGAAGTCATTCCTGGCGTCAGATGTGTTCTGCTTTGCTTGATTTCAAATGCTAGATTAGAACTAAATTGCACTGATTTTGAGGCTAAAGGGGAGGAAAGTTCTTTATAGCAAACAGGTGCTATGTTGTGGCTTTCTAAATAGCTCAGACATGCACACAGAAAGGGAGCTACAGATTCCAGCACTCTGCCTGACGGCACATGCACAGAGGGCGCATGGTTTCTTGATTGTGTTTGACACTGGATGTTTACCAGGACTAAATCTAACCCTCAGGGGCCACCTCTGTTGAGAGCAGAGTAACTGAAGGTGATGGTATTGTTTtgaaattacagtgaaaatgtaGAACACAAATCACATTATTATAAATCTTTCATAAATTTAAGTAGATGATGTGTTAAGTAATTGTTTTGCTAGGTTCTTTTCTGTTGGTGTATAGTGGTTTCTGTTTTGGCATAGCTTTGGCTATCAGGTTTAAAGAGTCATAAATGGGAAGAGATCACTTTATTTGTAAATGCAGTCTGAATAAACACAgagcttgacttttttttttttttttttttttttagcgttttattttatttggaaggtggggttacagagggagataggtcttctatctgctggttcactccccagatgatggtcgtaatggctggagctgggccgatccaaagccaggagcttcatccaggtctcccacgcaggtgcaggggcccaagtacctgggccatctgctgctgctttccaggccatagcagagaactggatgggaagtggagcagctgggacacaaaactagcacccgtataggatgctggcactgcaggcgctttacctgctatgccacagtgccagccccatagctTGACTTTTTGAGATAGGAAAAGAATTAAGAGTAATTTTCTATCAGTAATGTTTCAAACTCCCAATTTAtgcttgtaggttttttttttttttgaaaggcagagttaaagagagggagaggtcttccatccactggccacaactgctggagctgggccagtccgaagctaggagcttcttctaggtcttccacgcaggtgcaggggcccagcacttgagccatcttctactgctttcccaggccataacagagctggatcagaagtggagcagccaggatttgaactggcacccatatgtgatgccagcattgcaggcagaggctttacctacttgCCAGCCCCTTAGTTGTTTATTTCTTAATGCCTCCCTTAGGCTATAGGAAAGGTAGACTGCTCTTTGGCTACTGTAGTTTCTCACTGGATACTATCTGCCATGGCCTGTTTCTTCCTGTGTACCTGTTAACATCCTCTGCAGTCATCTGAAGTGGTCTTTACCTAGATTCActggatcacatgcatacatAGTTGTGTTTCCCTTGGAGGGAAATGGCTACTTGAAGTCATGGTTTATTAAATGCAGTGGGTAGTTATGATAGAGTGCTAAAAGAGATAggttaacttttaaaagaaatgtaggtAAAGTCATAAATGCAGTGAAATTTTTACATTGTTTAACCTTTGCTAAGCTTTTTTTAAgctctgttttatttgaaagagttgcagggagatatcttccatctgctggcttattccctaaatggccttaACAGTCAGGCTtggcttctgggtcttccacatgggtataggggcccaagaacttaggctatcctttgttgctttcccaggcccattagcagggagctggattataagtggagcagccgggactcaaaccagcgctcgtatgggatgctggtgctgcaggcagtggctttacctgctatactacagtaCTGGTCCCCTTTGCTGGGCTTTACGTAGATGCATGATCACATCTCCACAGTGattgagtaattttttttaagctttttattttttatttattcggaaatcagagttacacagagacagatcttccatcttgctggttcactccccagatggctgcagtggctttgGCTAGGCCACGTAggcgccaggaaccaggagcttcttcagggtctcccacataggtgtcaggggcccaaacacttcggtgatcttgctgcttttccaaggcctcTAGCAGGGAGTATGTGGGCCAAGTGGTTTTGGCAGTTGTTATATTAGCATGTATCCTCACTGagtgaaaggattttttttttaaaatttattttatttatttgaaatagttaacagagagaggtcttccatttgctggttcactccccagatggctacaacagctggagctctgctgatccgaagccaggagcttcctctgggtctcccacgtgggttcaggggcccaagcacctgggccatcttctactgctatcccaggccacagcagagagctggattggaagtggagcagccgggactagaactggtgcccatatgggatgccagtgcttcaggctagggcattaacctgctgcgccacagcgccggcaccaagTGAAAGAATTTAGAAAGTTTTTGTTATTCTTAATGAGGAGCTCAATACGTGTTTTTGCAGAAATAAGTTTCCTTTAGAGTGACTTGAATAGTTGAGTTCCTCAGAAACATACATACAGATTTTTCTTGAATAAGATAATTTACATTGCATAAGGTACAAATTGGGAATCCGGCTTAGGGAAGGACAAAATAGGACATGTAGTAGAATACTGTACATTAATGTAGGGCATATGAAGAAACCAAGTACTGTTTGCTTTCCTTTGTTTCagatggaggagatgtataaGAAAGCCCACGCGGCTATACGAGAGAATCCAGTGTATGAGAAGAAGCCCAAGAGAGAAGTTAAAAAGAAGAGGTATGTGTCTTATTGTCATGTTTTCAAGAGAATGCGTTTGAGAGTAGTTCCTGCCTTATTTCCTCTTGTGGGTCAGATTCTCAGTAATGTGCAAACTCGATCACTGGCTCTGCATGATGTGGCAGAAGCAAAGGGAACCAGGTTTGCTAAAGTAACTGTGGTGATAGAAATGTTTTCACCTCAGAAGCTGCTGAGGTGGCCCATTCTATCCCAGTACAGTGCAAGTACCAGCTACTGCACTTTTACTGGCTACCTAAAGAAAATAGTTACTTTTTGTTGATCTTTCCTGTTTTGGTTTTTGGATGGAATAAAATATGATACTTAACGAACATCTGAGCACTATACCTACAAGTCTTATTTGATTGGCCATGTGTTAATAGGCCAACAGGAGCTGGGGTTTCAGAAAGTTAAAGATCATAAACAAGGATAAATATTAGAACTTGGATTATTTAGCTTTCATCTGATAATGAAATTTGTCATTTTCAGTTGAAATTAAATATTGTGTCCTTTTTGCCAtagatttaatatatatatacctaaCTTTTTCTTACTTCTACTTTGTTTTTTAGGTGGAACCGTCCCAAAATGTCCCTTGCCCAGAAGAAAGATCGGGTAGCTCAAAAGAAAGCAAGCTTCCTCAGAGCTCAGGAGCGGGCTGCTGAGAGCTAAACCAAACAATTTTCTATGAAGATTTTTCTGATAAAGACAATAAACTTATTGACCAAGCAGCTATTTTGTGTTGAGCTCTTGTTATGAAACTGTAGGAGACACCCTGAAGTGCATTTAAAAGCAGAGGAGTTGACAGTTTGCTCCAGGAAACAAGTACAGGTTTTTCTAGAAAAAAACCTGGCATGTTGGCTCCAGTAAAGTTGACACCCGTTTCTTGGGCTTCTAGTCTCCCTGACAGGAGTTACCGCCTCAGGTTTTTTGAAGTGCAGCTCTTGCTAAAATCTGGCAAGCAACAAACCAGCGATCGATCATTTGGAAATGTTACTTCCATCCATTTATTACAACCAGATGGTTAGTGGGAAGAAAAAGTACCCTCAAAGTATACAAACCTAAAGCATACAAAACTGGTGGTAATCCATGGctttatattttgagaaaattgTCTGATGAAGGTCACATAGACTTAACACATTATATTGAACCAGGTGAGACCTCTCCAAAAGGAGTTGTATTTTGTGAAGATGTTGAAAGGTACATGCCAGGGCCTGAATTTACATGGGAAAATGACATGAGAGGAACAAGTATTAAACTTATCACTGGTGGTAATGTTTGATGAGTAAATTTACATGCCAATTTGAGAAATAGCCCTTTGGCCCACAGGAAATGCTGTTGAGAGAGAGATATCTAGGAGTCTCCTGGGACTTCAGTCTTGTCCCTAGAGTTACAAATACCCTAGCTCAGAATATGTGGATCTGAACTGGGCTGATCATATGAGGTTAGTTTTTAAGGGCTCAGTCAGCTGGTTGATAACAGGACAGAGCCTTCAAATAGGATAATTAGAAGTGTGCATTTCAGCCACAAAAATCTTGAGCTAAAAGTCATGGAAACAATCTGAAGCTTACATAAAACATTGGATGTCTGAGGTTAAAAATGTAACTCTACAATAAACCATGCTATTAACCCAACATCTGTTTGTAAAGGAGTAATTTTAATTTACCTGCTTCGCAGTCTTAAACTTCAGTTAATGTGCAAATTTTACCATGCTAAGACATTAGTACGTTTatgtataaatctttttaaaacagcagCTTCAATGCAAATATTTCCAGCAATGGTAATTTGGCTAATAAGTCTACAAAACACTTGATGTTTATGGAATGAGGCTTTTCACAGCATTATTTCAGTCATTAGTCAATAGTTAACACAGTGAATGTATTTGGGAAATGTAACAGGGCTTCTAAATGGGGTAGGAATGCAATCTGGACCTATCGGTCCTACACCTCCTGCCCTTCAGTAATTGCATGTATTTAAGATGACACTTAAGCCTGGGGGAAGTGATCTCTGAATTAGaagccattattttttaaatgctcaaaATTGTTCAGAAGTGGTGTTCCTACAATGGCAACAATGTCCAAATGAACTAAGAGTCATTTGTGTAGGAAATTTTCTTCCATAATAATGTTTTTAGGTTATTTAGTATCAAAGAATGTTCCATTTCCATCTGATTTGCTGTGACTTTGAGAGCAATACAAGAATAAAGCTGTTTTTCTAATTCTTCTCGGATTTCGCTGGGAGCACCACGCAGTAGGTAGTCTTTGAGCAACTGACAGGCTTTTGCCAGGTTTGGCTGTATTACTTCGGAAGTACACTTCATTGTACTCTGATCACAGCTAGTTCTGCAATCCGTGCCGTAGACACAGTCCAAATCAGACTCACAGTGACGATCCTTAATCAGTTCCTTCAGGTTTGTCTCTGGCACGATTTTTCTCATATCTACCATTTTCAGATCATACTTCTCATTATATCCTAGGTTTTTGGCACTAGTATCACACATGAGGAAGTTTCCATAGGGGCCATGGAAAACATCTTCCACAAATTCTAGAAGTCCTATGGCTATTTTAGCCTTTCTAGGCCATGATGGTGTGAACAACTGGTCCATACTTCTTCTGAACCCAGATGGAATAAAAAGTTCAATGACCCAGGGAAGACTTATTCCATAAAGAGAGGTGTATTCAACACTTTCCATCACGTAGAGATCACCACAGAATCCCATTAGCTTGGGGGTGTGTTCTTTGTCTTGAAGGATCACCATGAGAAGAAATTCATTGAGCTGAAGAAGAGCCCACGCTGACTTTGCTTCTCCCAGGGAAACCTGGCCATCTTTGTCTCCATCAGCCACCGTCAGGATGAGGTTAACCAGTTCGGAGAGGTTTCCTTGGTCACCCAACTTTGCCTGTCAAGAATTATACAGAAGGAATAAAAAACTGATTCCCCATCACTAAACTTCCTATGTGAGCATTATGGTCATGCTAGTAACCTTTCCTGTGAAGGACAGGGGTGCCCACCTgatagctcactccccagatgcgtgccaatggccagggttgggccaggccaaagtcaggggcccagaactccagctaggtcttgcacatgggtggcagggacctaagtagcTGAGTGAatctgctgtctccagggtgcacattagtaggaagctggattcaaagcactccaatatggggtttgggcatcccaagtggcaagttaataaccactatgccacacacCTGTCCCATCCTGGCAATAGTCTTGCTAAAATGTAACGGGTTGTATCTCCAAATACTTATGATGTTTCATAAGCAAATTAGAAGggaagggcatttggcacagcagttaagatgccgcttgggatgcctgcattctatatcagagtgcctgggaccgagtcctgactccacttccaacgcagctTCTGGCTAATATGCACCTTGGGGTATAGAGGTGTTGGCTCGAGTACTtcggtacctgccacccacatgggagacctgaatgcagtttccctgggcccctggccatGGCTCTGTTGACGGCACATGAGCCATcatgggctgctttcccaggcacattagcaggcagttggactggaaacggagcagccagacACGAgctggcattctgatacaggcTGCGCCGCAAAGGCCAACCGCTGTATCTCACCCTTTTTTGTATCAGTTTTAACATCAAACTCTACAGTCTGGGTATTTAAGGAAACCCTCATAcctggacatttttttttgctattaatgttaaagtaaacatctttcaatatgtgtattttttaaaagttattttcccAAGATGGAGACCCTGATAGAGGTCAAAGCATATCAGCTTTTCAGTGTTTTAGCACGAGGTCCCGCCAGTGCCTTAGGAACAGTGTGCGTCCCACTAGCAACGTGTGAAGAGATATCCTTACCTTAAAGAGACTGTAGAccatttctttgaatttctgcaCCGTGGTTCCCCTTGTTGGCTTGTCAAATAGCACTATTTCTTTTCTAGGTTCCAGTTCAGTTCCAAAATCAACATGAAGCGCTTGTTCCATTTGACATTTCACAACACCTGGTAGATTATCCCAAACCCCTAAATACATCTACATGAAGAAGAATGACAAGTTATGCATTACGCTGAGtagaaaactacaaaaatatAGCAACAGTATTTTTACGGTTCAgcgcctctttaaaaaaaaaatcacacaagccATCATCACAATTCTGAGTTTGAGCTATGACTGTGACTgtttatttacctatttttagttattttttaaaaagatttattcatttattttgaaagagttatagagagggagaaagagacaaagataaagattgtccatttgctggttcattccccagatggccgcagtggtagcactgagccaggccgaagccaggagcttcatcttggtctcctctgtggctggcaggggcccaagtacttgggccattttctgaggctttcccaggtcaacagcagggagctggatcagaagtgcagcatccaggacatgaaccagtgcccatatgagatgccggcattgcaggtggcagttttacccaatacagcacaatgctggcccatatttatttatttgaaaggcagagtaagagagaaaaatatcttccatccactggtttccttcccaaatgcccacaacagccagggctggctgggcagaaaccaggagcaggaactccatctgggtctccctcagggatagtggggacccaagtccttgggccatcttctgctacctcccaggtgcattagcaggaagctaaactggaagcagagtagcctggacttgacctcactctgatatggaatgctggcatcacaagtagcagtttaactcactgtgctacataCACCAGCTTAAGTCACTGTGCAAATATTTTCGAAATCCAAATTTGAAACAGTCCAAAGAATTTTTTGCTTaagctattatttttaattataaagtaaTGTATACctaaacatattttaatgatcaaattagtaGGATGTAAGACATAAAGCAAAGTTCCTCCACATTCCATTTCCCCAATTCCTCTCCCCAGAActaatcacattttttttctttaaacagaaTTCTTATGTTCTATCTATAGTGTTCCAATAATGGAGGTTAAAAAAGTTTTCCATGTTAAGGTTCTCTGAGATAAATTAGTCTGAAATGCATGTTACATGGCTAAATGAAAGATGGTGTGtgaaaagaggaataaaaaagagaaaaatagttaACACtgtaatcattttcatttttatatacttcTACATTATATGagtatttctttaaattaaaaataaattttttcagagtacactaatttattttatttcatttttatttgacagagttagcgagagagacagagagaaaggtcttccttccattggttcaccccccaaatggccactacggccagcgcgctgcaccgatccgaagccaggagccaggcgcttcctcctggtcttccatgcgggtgcaggggtccaagcacttgggccatcctccactgcactcccgggccacagcagagagctggactggaagaggagcagccggacctagaacccggcgcccatatggaatgccagctctgcaggtggaggattagccaagtgagccatggcgctggctccagAGTACACTAATTTTGTCTTACCTTTTTTTGGTATGAGTTTTAATGTCAAACCATACAGTAGTCCAACAAGTTAATGAGATTCCCTCATATATGGACGTTTTTAGCTGTTATATATACCAAATTAACATTACAGTGTGGTCAACATGTCCTAACTTATTTTATTGTTATCTGAATGCTTCTAGCCCAACCCAGTGAGGTAGGTACTATTGTTACCCTCCCTTCACCGAGAGGAAAATCAAGCAGTCAGGGGAGTGACTCGCCGAGGTGAACACAGGAAGTGCAAAACTGGCACTTGGACCCAGAGGTCACGACTAAGAGCTCAtggccctttttttctttctttttcctttaagaacttttatttgatggccggcgccgtggctcaacaggctaatcctccaccttgcggcgccggcacaccgggttctagtcccggtcggggcaccaatcctgtcccggttgcccctcttccaggccagctctctgctgtggccagggagtgcagtggaggatggcccaagtgtttgggccctgcaccccatgggagaccagaagaagcacctggctcctgccatcggaacagcacggtgcgccggccgcagcgcgctaccgcggcggccattggagggtgaaccaacggcaaaaggaagacctttctctctgtctctctctcactgt containing:
- the RPL5 gene encoding large ribosomal subunit protein uL18 isoform X1 — translated: MGFVKVVKNKAYFKRYQVKFRRRREGKTDYYARKRLVIQDKNKYNTPKYRMIVRVTNRDIICQIAYARIEGDMIVCAAYAHELPKYGVKVGLTNYAAAYCTGLLLARRLLNRFGMDKIYEGQVEVTGDEYNVESIDGQPGAFTCYLDAGLARTTTGNKVFGALKGAVDGGLSIPHSTKRFPGYDSESKEFNAEVHRKHIMGQNVADYMRYLMEEDEDAYKKQFSQYIKNNVTPDMMEEMYKKAHAAIRENPVYEKKPKREVKKKRWNRPKMSLAQKKDRVAQKKASFLRAQERAAES
- the RPL5 gene encoding large ribosomal subunit protein uL18 isoform X2; its protein translation is MGFVKVVKNKAYFKRYQVKFRRRREGKTDYYARKRLVIQDKNKYNTPKYRMIVRVTNRDIICQIAYARIEGDMIVCAAYAHELPKYGVKVGLTNYAAAYCTGLLLARRLLNRFGMDKIYEGQVEVTGDEYNVESIDGQPGAFTCYLDAGLARTTTGNKVFGALKGAVDGGLSIPHSTKRFPGYDSESKEFNAEVHRKHIMGQNVADYMRYLMEEDEDAYKKQFSQYIKNNVTPDMEEMYKKAHAAIRENPVYEKKPKREVKKKRWNRPKMSLAQKKDRVAQKKASFLRAQERAAES
- the DIPK1A gene encoding divergent protein kinase domain 1A, which produces MARSLCPGAWLRKPCYLQARFSYVRMKYLFFSWLAVFVGSWILYVQYSAYTELCRGKDCKKIICDKYKTGVIDGPACNSLCVTETLYFGKCLSTKPNNQMYLGVWDNLPGVVKCQMEQALHVDFGTELEPRKEIVLFDKPTRGTTVQKFKEMVYSLFKAKLGDQGNLSELVNLILTVADGDKDGQVSLGEAKSAWALLQLNEFLLMVILQDKEHTPKLMGFCGDLYVMESVEYTSLYGISLPWVIELFIPSGFRRSMDQLFTPSWPRKAKIAIGLLEFVEDVFHGPYGNFLMCDTSAKNLGYNEKYDLKMVDMRKIVPETNLKELIKDRHCESDLDCVYGTDCRTSCDQSTMKCTSEVIQPNLAKACQLLKDYLLRGAPSEIREELEKQLYSCIALKVTANQMEMEHSLILNNLKTLLWKKISYTNDS